In one Sphingomonas sanguinis genomic region, the following are encoded:
- a CDS encoding MipA/OmpV family protein: MRLFSRVSAPLIALGALSLSAPAFAQDASVSSNPAAAEMAGQLGKNTVTVGLGAAYLPRYEGSKDYSFSPAPAALAYIDGHTITYIGNRLSVDLIGDKANRDWDIQAGPIGVVNLDRTTTSGIGNRQVAALGKIGAAVELGGYVGIGKIGVVTSPYDRLSVSVSYRHDVTGVHDSGIWQPSVNYFTPLSTKAAVGLFATAEHAGRGYARRYFSITPDQSAASGLPVYNARAGWKDWSVGGLATYSITGNLLKGWKVVGGLTYGRELGNFADSPIVSQVGSRSQWLSALGVAYTF, from the coding sequence TTGCGCCTATTTTCGCGCGTTTCCGCCCCGCTGATCGCGCTGGGCGCGCTGTCCCTTTCGGCTCCCGCCTTCGCGCAGGACGCCTCGGTCTCCAGCAACCCCGCCGCCGCCGAAATGGCGGGCCAGCTGGGCAAGAACACCGTCACCGTCGGGCTGGGTGCGGCCTATCTGCCGCGCTATGAGGGGTCGAAGGACTATTCCTTCTCCCCCGCGCCCGCCGCGCTTGCCTATATCGACGGGCATACCATCACCTATATCGGCAATCGCCTCTCGGTCGACCTGATCGGCGACAAGGCCAATCGCGACTGGGATATCCAGGCGGGGCCGATCGGCGTCGTCAATCTCGATCGCACCACCACGTCGGGGATCGGCAACCGGCAGGTCGCCGCGCTGGGCAAGATCGGTGCGGCGGTCGAGCTGGGCGGCTATGTTGGCATCGGCAAGATCGGCGTCGTCACCAGCCCCTATGACCGGCTCTCCGTCTCGGTCAGCTATCGCCATGACGTGACCGGCGTGCATGACAGCGGCATCTGGCAGCCTTCGGTCAACTATTTCACCCCGCTGTCGACCAAGGCGGCGGTCGGGCTGTTCGCCACCGCCGAACATGCCGGACGCGGCTATGCCCGCCGCTATTTCTCGATCACGCCGGACCAGAGCGCGGCGAGCGGCCTGCCCGTCTATAATGCGCGCGCCGGGTGGAAGGACTGGTCGGTCGGCGGGCTGGCCACCTATTCGATCACGGGCAACCTGCTGAAGGGCTGGAAGGTCGTCGGCGGCCTGACCTATGGCCGCGAACTCGGCAATTTCGCCGACAGCCCGATCGTGTCGCAGGTCGGCTCGCGCAGCCAGTGGCTGAGCGCGCTGGGTGTAGCGTACACGTTTTAA
- a CDS encoding DUF1810 domain-containing protein — MSRPPTHDAALARFVEAQADSFATALAELRTGRKQSHWMWYIFPQIAGLGRSPTAIFYAIADAEEARAYLAHPLLGERLHQAVAAAIEATGSAEAIFGGIDAMKLRSSLTLFAAVADDPEPFRRGLTRFFDGQDDPATLARLDHPKR; from the coding sequence ATGTCACGCCCACCTACCCATGATGCCGCGCTCGCCCGCTTTGTCGAGGCCCAGGCGGACAGTTTCGCCACCGCCCTTGCCGAACTGCGCACGGGTCGGAAGCAAAGCCACTGGATGTGGTACATATTTCCGCAGATCGCGGGGCTGGGCCGCAGCCCGACCGCGATATTCTACGCCATCGCCGATGCCGAGGAAGCGCGCGCCTATCTGGCGCATCCGCTGCTGGGGGAGCGCCTGCATCAGGCGGTTGCCGCCGCGATCGAGGCAACCGGTTCGGCCGAGGCGATATTCGGCGGAATCGATGCGATGAAGCTGCGATCCTCGCTGACCCTGTTCGCCGCCGTCGCAGACGACCCCGAACCGTTCCGCCGGGGCCTCACGCGCTTCTTCGACGGGCAGGACGACCCCGCGACGCTGGCGAGGCTCGACCATCCCAAGCGGTGA
- the ung gene encoding uracil-DNA glycosylase, whose protein sequence is MSDIRLHESWLSVLRPEFDEPYMKALKTFLGQEREGGQRVFPRPSEWFRALDLTPLDRVRVVILGQDPYHGEGQAHGLAFSVQPGVRPPPSLVNIYKEMATDLGIAPPSHGLLDHWARQGVLLLNSVLTVRMGQAASHQGRGWERFTDAVIRAVAAKPEPVVFILWGAYAQKKAGFVREMGAGRHCVLTSVHPSPLSARGGFFGSKPFSRANAFLVEHGQPPIDWALPPLS, encoded by the coding sequence ATGAGTGACATTCGCCTTCACGAAAGCTGGCTGTCGGTGCTGCGGCCCGAGTTCGACGAGCCTTATATGAAGGCGCTGAAGACCTTCCTGGGCCAGGAGCGCGAGGGCGGCCAGCGCGTCTTCCCCCGCCCGTCCGAGTGGTTCCGCGCACTCGACCTGACGCCGCTGGATCGGGTGCGTGTCGTCATCCTGGGGCAGGACCCCTATCATGGTGAGGGGCAGGCGCATGGCCTGGCCTTCTCGGTCCAGCCCGGCGTCCGGCCGCCGCCTAGCTTGGTCAATATCTACAAGGAGATGGCGACCGACCTGGGGATCGCGCCGCCTTCCCATGGCCTGCTCGACCATTGGGCGCGACAGGGGGTGCTGCTGCTCAACTCGGTGCTGACCGTTCGCATGGGACAGGCCGCCTCGCATCAGGGGCGCGGCTGGGAGCGGTTCACCGATGCCGTGATCCGCGCCGTCGCCGCCAAGCCCGAGCCGGTCGTCTTCATCCTGTGGGGCGCCTATGCCCAGAAGAAGGCGGGGTTCGTCCGCGAGATGGGCGCGGGGCGGCACTGCGTCCTGACCTCGGTCCACCCCTCGCCCCTGTCGGCGCGAGGCGGCTTTTTCGGATCGAAGCCCTTTTCGCGCGCCAACGCCTTTCTGGTCGAGCATGGCCAGCCCCCGATCGACTGGGCGCTGCCGCCGCTTTCCTGA
- a CDS encoding alkylphosphonate utilization protein has product MADDEYVYDEATGEWISAADAAAKGGATSDDDAVVVRDSVGNVLSDGDQVTLIKDLTVKGAGQTLKRGTLIKSIRLTGDAQEIDCKFDGIKGLVLRAEFVRKR; this is encoded by the coding sequence ATGGCCGACGACGAATATGTCTATGACGAAGCGACCGGCGAATGGATCAGCGCCGCCGACGCCGCCGCCAAGGGCGGAGCGACCAGCGATGACGACGCGGTCGTGGTGCGCGACTCGGTCGGCAACGTGCTGAGCGACGGGGATCAGGTGACGCTCATCAAGGACCTGACCGTCAAGGGCGCAGGCCAGACGCTGAAGCGCGGCACCCTCATCAAGTCGATCCGCCTGACCGGCGACGCGCAGGAAATCGACTGCAAGTTCGACGGGATCAAGGGCCTGGTGCTGCGCGCGGAGTTTGTGCGGAAGCGGTGA
- a CDS encoding type II toxin-antitoxin system Phd/YefM family antitoxin, which yields MQAVSYSEARENLKAMIDKVVADRAPVAITRQRGEGAVLISASEWASIEETLYLLQSPKNAERLLDAVRGFEAGDEGVPFP from the coding sequence ATGCAGGCTGTCTCCTATTCCGAAGCGCGCGAGAATCTGAAGGCGATGATCGACAAGGTCGTCGCCGACCGCGCGCCCGTGGCGATCACTCGCCAGCGGGGTGAAGGCGCCGTACTGATCTCGGCCAGTGAGTGGGCCTCGATCGAAGAGACGCTGTATCTCCTTCAATCCCCCAAGAACGCCGAACGCCTGCTGGACGCGGTGCGCGGGTTCGAGGCGGGTGACGAAGGCGTGCCCTTTCCGTGA
- a CDS encoding Txe/YoeB family addiction module toxin — translation MKVAFWPTAWDDYRHWQEHDAKLCDKLNALIEECRRHPFKGTGKPEPLGGNLSGWWSRRISHEHRLVYRVAGSGDEQVLQVAQCRYHY, via the coding sequence GTGAAAGTGGCGTTCTGGCCGACGGCGTGGGACGATTATCGCCATTGGCAGGAACATGACGCCAAGCTCTGCGACAAGCTCAATGCCTTGATCGAGGAATGTCGCCGTCACCCTTTCAAGGGGACAGGCAAGCCCGAACCGCTGGGCGGCAACCTGTCAGGCTGGTGGTCGCGCCGTATCAGCCATGAACATCGGCTGGTGTACCGGGTGGCGGGCAGCGGTGATGAGCAAGTGTTGCAAGTGGCGCAGTGCCGGTATCATTATTGA